One genomic window of Malaciobacter molluscorum LMG 25693 includes the following:
- the fdh3B gene encoding formate dehydrogenase FDH3 subunit beta — protein sequence MARMKFYCDEDRCIECFACTVGCSEAHELPTGISRRKVITLNEGIEGLEYSLSIACMHCTDAPCEQVCPVDCFYIREDGIVLHDKEKCIGCGYCLYACPFGAPQFPRDGAFGIKGAMDKCTMCAGGPLETNSEHERELYGQNRIAEGKVPMCAAVCSTNALLVGDSQKVSEIYRQRVLSRGHKHNDSPVAWSSAYKS from the coding sequence ATGGCAAGAATGAAATTTTATTGCGATGAAGATAGATGTATAGAGTGCTTTGCTTGTACAGTAGGATGTTCAGAAGCACATGAACTACCAACAGGAATAAGTAGAAGAAAAGTTATTACATTAAATGAAGGGATAGAAGGATTAGAATATTCTTTATCAATAGCTTGTATGCATTGTACAGATGCACCTTGCGAACAAGTGTGTCCAGTAGATTGCTTCTATATAAGAGAAGATGGGATAGTTCTTCATGATAAAGAGAAATGTATAGGATGCGGATATTGTCTATACGCTTGTCCATTTGGAGCACCACAATTTCCAAGAGATGGAGCATTTGGAATAAAAGGAGCAATGGATAAATGTACAATGTGTGCAGGAGGACCACTAGAAACAAATAGTGAACACGAAAGAGAACTTTATGGACAAAATAGAATAGCAGAAGGTAAAGTTCCAATGTGTGCAGCAGTATGTTCAACAAATGCACTATTAGTAGGTGATTCACAAAAAGTATCTGAAATATATAGACAAAGAGTTCTATCAAGAGGACATAAGCATAATGACTCTCCAGTAGCATGGAGTTCGGCTTATAAATCTTAA
- a CDS encoding formate dehydrogenase subunit gamma, which yields MRSILILILALSSLAFASESAIFGKDLIPNILAYDKEGSLHLGKWFTLLQSTYFKPIFLGVLIGVPTVFFIHYKIIGPMIFSHDRKKIFVFSVFNRIIHTIAAIAFILIVPTGFVIVFGTTFGGGAFVRICKDIHAIATILFVISVIPMLIMWFKDMLPTSDDIKWLMILGGYLNKRKDPIPAGRFNAGQKMWFYVCTFGGIVMILTGAIMFFQDFKIDFIASLGITQIDLLRASAIVHNVLGFAVAALFMTHIYMSVFAIKGAIHSIITGYKEEEEVEILHSTFYKKLKNDKKI from the coding sequence ATAAGAAGTATATTAATCCTAATCTTAGCACTAAGTTCACTAGCATTTGCTAGTGAAAGTGCAATATTTGGTAAAGATTTAATACCAAATATATTAGCATACGACAAAGAAGGAAGTTTACATTTAGGTAAATGGTTTACACTTTTACAAAGTACATATTTTAAACCTATATTTTTAGGTGTATTAATAGGAGTACCAACAGTCTTTTTTATACACTACAAAATAATAGGACCAATGATATTTTCACATGATAGAAAAAAGATATTTGTTTTTTCAGTATTCAACAGAATAATACACACAATAGCAGCAATAGCATTTATATTAATAGTACCAACAGGATTTGTAATCGTATTTGGAACAACATTTGGAGGTGGAGCATTTGTAAGAATATGCAAAGATATACATGCAATAGCAACAATATTATTTGTAATATCAGTAATACCAATGTTAATAATGTGGTTTAAAGATATGCTACCAACAAGTGATGATATAAAATGGCTAATGATCCTAGGAGGATATTTAAACAAAAGAAAAGATCCTATTCCAGCAGGAAGATTTAATGCAGGACAAAAGATGTGGTTTTACGTATGTACATTTGGAGGAATTGTAATGATTCTAACAGGTGCAATAATGTTTTTCCAAGATTTTAAAATAGACTTTATAGCATCATTAGGAATAACACAAATAGATTTATTAAGAGCAAGTGCGATAGTACATAATGTATTAGGATTCGCAGTAGCAGCACTATTTATGACTCACATATATATGTCAGTATTTGCAATAAAAGGTGCAATACATAGTATAATAACAGGATATAAAGAGGAAGAAGAAGTAGAAATATTACATAGCACTTTTTATAAAAAGTTAAAAAATGACAAAAAAATTTAA
- a CDS encoding 4Fe-4S dicluster domain-containing protein, translating into MQEFVYYNPGGLDFPLDEAIFVAKTIEETKDANFLISNTSEVDSEVSANEIDFYIRNSKDSISDKIKNVYKLYEVAAIKFDNAQDITYTQKVGNKLLLIANKENAKEFISSVKANEFDMYQISEDIIKSITGHIGNLSVIVDDEGKDVTLKVDQIVWFNIKEMGLKQSGSFDPITSSVDEVIKTLRKNIEEYEYKKITTYDANICQYHERREEVCGRCEDVCPTTAIIKIDDRKHLEFSQIDCHGCGGCISICPSGALEYAPISRNSIYEMAQEFRGSIPLIVPDKMNISTLDIELKPNVLPFKIDGEKFLHETSFLTILQESGSQIIFYTDFLSKGSKDAIRILNDIYEKKYGKKAIFVAMNEEELNQAIQNANLIEGSHFSYNQEDERKREAFAVRLSGLVGNDDLGVVKTGENVHYAKVNINQDNCTLCLSCVGACNVDALKAYPEDNTLRLNPSICTGCGYCELSCPEKDCLTIEQDIIELNPKWFLERVVAKDELFACVECGKEFATKKSIEKIASIMGPIFANDPVKQRTLYCCENCKPKVMFANDAVRNQRV; encoded by the coding sequence ATGCAAGAGTTTGTATATTATAACCCAGGTGGGTTGGATTTCCCTTTAGATGAGGCGATTTTCGTTGCTAAAACTATAGAGGAGACAAAGGATGCTAACTTCTTAATTTCTAATACTTCTGAAGTTGATAGTGAAGTAAGTGCTAATGAAATAGACTTTTATATTAGAAATAGTAAAGACTCAATTTCTGATAAAATAAAAAATGTTTATAAACTATATGAAGTTGCTGCAATTAAATTTGATAATGCTCAAGATATAACTTATACTCAAAAAGTGGGAAATAAACTTTTACTTATTGCAAATAAAGAAAATGCAAAAGAATTTATTTCTTCAGTTAAAGCAAATGAGTTTGATATGTATCAAATATCAGAAGATATTATTAAATCAATTACAGGACATATTGGAAATTTAAGTGTTATTGTTGATGATGAAGGTAAAGATGTAACATTAAAAGTAGATCAAATTGTTTGGTTTAATATAAAAGAGATGGGATTAAAACAAAGTGGAAGCTTTGATCCAATAACTTCATCAGTTGATGAAGTTATAAAAACATTAAGAAAAAATATTGAAGAGTATGAGTATAAAAAAATAACTACATATGATGCAAATATTTGTCAATATCATGAAAGAAGAGAAGAAGTTTGTGGTAGATGTGAAGACGTTTGTCCTACAACAGCTATTATAAAAATAGATGATAGAAAACATTTAGAATTTTCTCAAATTGATTGTCATGGTTGCGGTGGCTGTATCTCAATCTGTCCTTCTGGTGCATTAGAATATGCACCAATTTCTAGAAATTCTATTTATGAAATGGCTCAAGAATTTAGAGGTTCAATTCCTTTAATAGTTCCAGATAAGATGAATATTTCAACTTTGGATATTGAATTAAAACCAAATGTTCTTCCTTTTAAAATTGATGGAGAAAAATTTTTACATGAAACTTCATTTTTAACTATTTTACAAGAAAGTGGTTCTCAAATAATTTTTTATACTGACTTCTTATCTAAAGGAAGTAAAGACGCCATTAGAATATTAAATGATATTTATGAAAAAAAATATGGTAAAAAAGCTATATTTGTAGCAATGAATGAAGAAGAATTAAACCAAGCAATACAAAATGCTAATCTAATTGAAGGTTCACATTTTTCTTATAATCAAGAAGATGAAAGAAAAAGAGAAGCATTTGCTGTAAGATTATCAGGACTTGTAGGAAATGATGATTTAGGAGTAGTAAAAACAGGTGAAAATGTTCATTATGCAAAAGTTAATATAAATCAAGATAACTGCACATTGTGTCTTTCTTGTGTTGGTGCATGTAATGTAGATGCATTAAAAGCATATCCAGAAGATAATACTTTAAGATTAAATCCTTCTATTTGTACAGGCTGTGGTTATTGTGAACTTTCATGTCCTGAAAAAGATTGTTTAACAATTGAACAAGATATTATAGAATTAAATCCAAAATGGTTTTTAGAAAGAGTTGTAGCAAAAGATGAACTTTTTGCTTGTGTTGAATGTGGTAAAGAGTTTGCTACAAAAAAATCAATAGAAAAAATAGCAAGTATCATGGGTCCTATTTTTGCAAATGATCCTGTTAAACAAAGAACACTTTATTGTTGTGAAAATTGTAAGCCTAAAGTGATGTTTGCAAATGATGCAGTAAGGAATCAAAGAGTATGA
- a CDS encoding TorD/DmsD family molecular chaperone, whose product MNNIELNKARAVYYGLFSSLFSYINSEKEFNEIKKSIELLSQVPIDENSKISFEELNSFLEEKGMTGLIEENNQIFFSPSTTFIPVTASFYNEDRDDGHKRVEMTSIVLKSTFRKDNTTFKEAEDHICFIFSFIQKLLEEDYSKINNELIIETFSVVLNSFIDSFIQDVYNHEESKFYKNIAIILKVFIELERALLNIEKPTEHKVRKQHDIFHKKKKGFTKKAKRNFDEVTSL is encoded by the coding sequence ATGAATAATATAGAATTAAATAAAGCTAGAGCAGTCTATTATGGACTGTTTAGCTCACTTTTCTCATATATAAATAGTGAAAAAGAGTTTAATGAAATTAAAAAATCCATTGAACTTTTAAGTCAAGTTCCAATTGATGAAAATAGCAAAATATCTTTTGAAGAGTTAAACTCTTTTTTAGAAGAAAAAGGAATGACTGGTTTAATAGAAGAAAATAATCAAATTTTCTTTAGTCCTAGTACAACTTTTATTCCTGTAACTGCATCTTTTTATAATGAAGATAGAGATGATGGACATAAAAGAGTTGAAATGACAAGTATAGTCTTAAAATCTACATTTAGAAAAGATAATACAACTTTTAAAGAGGCTGAAGACCATATATGTTTTATTTTTAGTTTTATTCAAAAGTTATTAGAAGAAGATTATTCTAAAATAAATAATGAGTTAATAATAGAAACTTTTAGTGTAGTTTTAAATAGTTTTATTGATTCTTTTATTCAAGATGTTTATAACCATGAAGAGAGCAAATTTTATAAAAATATTGCAATTATTTTAAAAGTATTTATAGAACTTGAAAGGGCTTTATTAAATATAGAAAAGCCTACAGAACATAAAGTTAGAAAACAACATGATATTTTTCATAAAAAGAAAAAAGGTTTTACAAAAAAAGCAAAAAGAAATTTTGACGAAGTTACAAGTTTATAA
- a CDS encoding Tat pathway signal protein produces the protein MKKVNSFFDLSLLKKREKICLEEAMKENRRSFIKKTLSASALVAAGSTVAIASTKSENNASSNGVVVGKSPKKEILYKQTAQWDAFYKASY, from the coding sequence ATGAAAAAAGTAAATAGCTTTTTTGATTTATCTCTTTTGAAAAAAAGAGAGAAAATATGCTTGGAGGAAGCCATGAAAGAGAATAGAAGGAGTTTTATAAAAAAGACTCTAAGTGCAAGTGCATTAGTGGCAGCAGGAAGTACAGTTGCAATAGCAAGTACAAAAAGCGAGAATAATGCAAGTTCAAATGGTGTCGTAGTAGGGAAATCTCCTAAAAAAGAGATTTTATACAAACAAACAGCCCAATGGGATGCTTTTTATAAAGCTAGTTATTAA
- a CDS encoding formate dehydrogenase subunit alpha gives MSKDELKDISLKLGRRNFLKLASIGAGIGATSMFASTNNVREATKEEIKNPFPGSKKVKTICSICSAGCGVVAEVQNGVWVRQDVAQDHPISEGSHCCKGIDQIDLVKSKQRVKHPLKKVDGKWQRISWKQAIEEISEKMLKLRAENGPDVAMFLGSAKFNLQQAFYFRKFAAMWGTNNIDHVARIUHSATVAGVANTWGYGAMTNHFGDVVGNSKAMLMIGANSAVANPIGFKHFLQAKDRNNAKLIVVDPVYTKSAAKADHYLRIRTGTDVAFIYGLLHLIFKNGWEDKEFIDSRVYGMDEVRQEAKKWTPEVTADVTGIPAEKIIQLATLLAKTKPTTIVWALGITQHSTGTSNTRILPILQLVLGNMGKKGGGCNIIRGHDNVQGSTDMCCLSDSLPGYYGLSEASWKYYSKAWGVDYEWMKGRFHSPKWMNEKGFSLAKWWQGVLQEEKTYSSSPIRALWVQGTGITSMAQTAKVKEALDKLDLLVVAEPFVNEAAVITNKTDNIYVLPVCTQFETEGSVTATNRSSQWRSKVVDPLYESKEDHQVMFEFAKKFGFYDEYVKAMKMDIVDNEIKVVKDDFIWPDDAANELARTVKTIGLGGWTAKRLREHQENWHLFDPITLAGYGKMKGQYYGLPWPCWDTKHPGSPILYDVDTPMLKGGMGFRNRFGLEHDGVSQLPDERVSVKGSKVKGGYPEITKENIERVLGIKLTQEEKRKMGANWKVDLSGIIQEKCNEAGVCVYGNAKARAKVWTFPDPVPKHREPIHSPRFDLVKKYPTYEDQTNNFRVDVKFKSEQMEQDWSKEFPTMLVTMRLVNLSGAGMIERTSKYLSHITPDMFANINPELAAKYGLRDGDMMWLHSPQGTKIKVKAQYSNRVTPDRIALPYNFAGVMQGVDMSANYPEGTKPYTTGESSNTITNYGFDVITQIPEFNAGLCRIERA, from the coding sequence ATGAGTAAAGATGAGCTCAAAGATATATCTTTGAAACTTGGAAGAAGAAATTTTCTAAAACTTGCTTCAATCGGTGCAGGAATTGGTGCAACATCAATGTTTGCATCAACAAATAATGTTAGAGAAGCAACAAAAGAAGAGATAAAAAATCCTTTTCCAGGATCAAAGAAAGTAAAAACAATATGCAGCATATGCTCAGCAGGATGCGGAGTAGTAGCAGAAGTACAAAATGGAGTTTGGGTAAGACAAGATGTGGCACAAGACCATCCAATAAGTGAAGGAAGTCACTGTTGTAAAGGTATAGACCAAATAGATTTAGTAAAAAGTAAACAAAGAGTAAAACATCCACTAAAAAAAGTAGATGGGAAATGGCAAAGAATATCTTGGAAACAAGCAATAGAAGAGATATCAGAGAAGATGCTAAAACTAAGAGCAGAGAATGGTCCAGATGTGGCGATGTTCTTAGGATCAGCAAAATTTAATCTACAACAAGCTTTTTATTTTAGAAAGTTTGCAGCAATGTGGGGAACAAACAATATAGATCACGTAGCTAGAATCTGACATAGTGCAACAGTTGCCGGTGTGGCAAATACATGGGGTTATGGCGCTATGACAAATCACTTTGGTGATGTTGTTGGAAACTCAAAAGCTATGTTAATGATTGGAGCAAATTCAGCTGTAGCAAATCCGATTGGGTTTAAGCATTTCCTTCAAGCAAAAGATAGAAATAATGCTAAATTAATTGTGGTTGATCCAGTTTATACAAAATCTGCAGCAAAAGCAGATCATTATTTAAGAATAAGAACTGGTACAGATGTTGCGTTTATATATGGATTATTACATCTAATATTTAAAAATGGCTGGGAAGATAAAGAATTTATCGATAGTCGTGTTTATGGTATGGATGAAGTAAGGCAAGAAGCTAAAAAATGGACACCAGAAGTAACGGCTGATGTTACAGGAATTCCTGCTGAAAAAATTATTCAGCTTGCAACTTTATTAGCAAAAACGAAACCAACTACTATCGTTTGGGCTTTAGGTATCACTCAACATAGTACAGGTACATCAAATACTAGAATTCTTCCAATACTTCAATTAGTATTAGGAAATATGGGTAAAAAAGGTGGAGGATGTAATATCATTAGAGGACATGATAATGTTCAAGGTTCTACTGATATGTGTTGTCTTTCTGATAGTTTACCAGGGTATTATGGTTTAAGTGAAGCTTCATGGAAATATTACTCAAAAGCATGGGGTGTTGATTATGAATGGATGAAAGGAAGATTTCATTCTCCTAAATGGATGAATGAAAAAGGATTTTCATTAGCGAAATGGTGGCAAGGTGTTTTACAAGAAGAAAAAACTTATTCTTCAAGTCCAATTAGAGCTTTATGGGTTCAAGGTACTGGTATCACATCAATGGCACAAACTGCTAAAGTAAAAGAGGCTTTAGACAAATTAGACCTTTTAGTAGTAGCAGAACCATTTGTAAATGAAGCAGCTGTTATTACAAATAAAACAGATAATATTTACGTACTTCCTGTTTGTACACAATTTGAAACAGAAGGAAGTGTAACAGCAACAAATAGATCTTCTCAATGGAGAAGTAAAGTTGTAGATCCATTATATGAAAGTAAAGAAGATCATCAAGTGATGTTTGAATTTGCTAAAAAATTTGGTTTTTATGATGAATATGTAAAAGCAATGAAAATGGATATCGTGGACAATGAAATAAAAGTTGTAAAAGATGACTTTATTTGGCCAGATGATGCAGCAAATGAATTAGCAAGAACAGTAAAAACAATTGGTCTTGGTGGTTGGACAGCAAAAAGACTTAGAGAACATCAAGAAAATTGGCATCTATTTGATCCAATAACATTAGCAGGTTATGGAAAAATGAAAGGTCAATATTATGGCTTACCTTGGCCATGTTGGGATACAAAACATCCAGGAAGTCCAATACTTTATGATGTTGATACACCTATGTTAAAAGGTGGTATGGGATTTAGAAATAGATTTGGACTTGAACATGATGGTGTTTCTCAATTACCAGATGAAAGAGTAAGTGTAAAAGGTTCAAAAGTAAAAGGTGGATATCCTGAAATCACTAAAGAAAATATTGAAAGAGTTTTAGGAATTAAATTAACTCAAGAAGAAAAAAGAAAAATGGGTGCAAACTGGAAAGTTGATTTAAGTGGAATTATTCAAGAAAAATGTAATGAAGCTGGAGTGTGTGTGTATGGAAATGCAAAAGCAAGAGCAAAAGTGTGGACATTCCCAGATCCAGTTCCAAAACATAGAGAGCCAATTCACTCTCCAAGATTTGATTTAGTTAAAAAATATCCTACATATGAGGATCAAACTAATAACTTTAGGGTTGATGTTAAGTTTAAATCTGAACAAATGGAACAAGATTGGTCAAAAGAGTTCCCAACTATGTTGGTTACTATGAGATTAGTTAATTTAAGTGGTGCTGGTATGATTGAAAGAACAAGTAAATATCTTTCTCATATAACTCCTGATATGTTTGCGAATATTAATCCAGAATTAGCAGCAAAATATGGATTAAGAGATGGTGATATGATGTGGTTACATTCACCTCAAGGTACAAAAATTAAAGTAAAAGCTCAATACAGTAATAGAGTTACTCCTGATAGAATTGCTCTACCATATAACTTTGCCGGTGTTATGCAAGGAGTAGATATGAGTGCAAATTATCCAGAAGGGACAAAACCATATACAACAGGTGAGAGTTCAAACACAATCACGAATTATGGATTTGATGTAATAACACAAATACCTGAGTTCAACGCAGGTCTTTGTAGAATCGAAAGAGCATAG
- a CDS encoding TorD/DmsD family molecular chaperone, with protein sequence MKETEINKARAIYYKIFSSFFVYTTNMNKYKHLLELIEIVKNNSLDSSSNEAFLNLSYKLPKDSNELLLQEYDQIFYNPQTTQVRTTASYFDEGVESGRKRVQMLDFLAKTKIRRDEKQFSEYEDSIGFVFTVLSELATLVSEGQEHYKTVQHCIFKDILNGFVEEFSKIIYEHEKSDIFKEVIVALVSFMEFERLYLEVSKVKLKIIEKQIEEKEEISEEEKERRARNKAAKAAGQKQQDDVFITYDVEKDI encoded by the coding sequence ATGAAAGAAACAGAAATTAATAAAGCAAGAGCAATATACTATAAAATTTTTAGTTCATTTTTTGTTTATACAACAAATATGAATAAATATAAACATTTATTAGAATTGATTGAAATTGTAAAAAATAATAGTTTAGATAGTTCAAGTAATGAAGCTTTTTTAAATTTATCTTATAAATTACCAAAAGATTCTAACGAATTATTATTACAAGAGTATGATCAAATTTTTTATAATCCTCAAACTACACAAGTTAGAACAACAGCTTCATATTTTGATGAAGGTGTAGAAAGTGGAAGAAAAAGAGTTCAAATGCTTGATTTTCTTGCTAAAACAAAAATAAGAAGAGATGAAAAACAATTTTCTGAATATGAAGATTCAATTGGTTTTGTTTTTACTGTTCTTAGTGAACTTGCTACATTAGTTTCTGAAGGTCAAGAACATTATAAAACAGTTCAACACTGTATTTTTAAAGATATTTTAAATGGATTTGTTGAAGAGTTTTCAAAAATTATTTATGAACATGAAAAATCTGATATTTTTAAAGAAGTAATTGTTGCATTAGTTTCATTTATGGAGTTTGAAAGATTATATTTAGAAGTTTCAAAAGTAAAATTAAAAATTATAGAAAAACAAATAGAAGAAAAAGAAGAAATTTCTGAAGAAGAAAAAGAAAGAAGAGCAAGAAATAAAGCTGCAAAAGCAGCAGGACAAAAACAACAAGATGATGTATTTATTACATATGATGTAGAAAAAGATATTTAA
- a CDS encoding Tat pathway signal protein, which translates to MQEDRRQFVKKSAMVVGASVAVGATTLAASGKSYEADSNGVVVGESTKKEIIYKKTKAWEEYYKQAK; encoded by the coding sequence ATGCAAGAAGATAGAAGACAATTTGTCAAAAAAAGTGCAATGGTTGTTGGTGCAAGTGTAGCTGTTGGTGCTACTACACTAGCTGCAAGTGGAAAAAGCTATGAAGCTGATTCTAATGGTGTTGTTGTAGGTGAATCAACTAAAAAAGAGATCATTTACAAAAAAACTAAAGCTTGGGAAGAGTATTACAAACAAGCAAAATAG
- a CDS encoding formate dehydrogenase subunit alpha, with translation MSNSTYDALKAKVGRRSFIKMAAVATASGAISAFANNNNDGVTREATKEEIKNPFPGSKKVKTICTACSVGCGIIAEVHNGVWVRQEVAQDHPVSLGGHCCKGADMIDMVRSEVRLKHPMVKEKGQWKRISWDDAYDRISKKLKDLREKESPDATMFLGSAKMGTEQAYYFRKFAAMYGTNNIDHQARIUHSATVAGVANTWGYGAMTNSLGDIQNAKSIIIFGANPAVNHPVGFGHFLKAKERNNAKIIVIDPVYTKTAAKADYFCQIRPGTDIPFMYGMLNLIFKNGWHDEKFINDRVYGMDLIKEEAKKWTPEKVADITGVPADKLIQITTLYAKNSPGTLIWAMGLTQHTIGSSNTRLAPIVQLALGNMGRAGGGTNILRGHDNVQGATDMCCLSHTLPGYYGLADGSWKYFAQQWKVDYNWLKGQFQAPEWMNKNGFTLARWWAGVLNGKDGNDKSHNGKTSLKALFVMGNGVTSVAQQAKIKEGLDNLELLVLSDPFVNEAAILTDKQDDVFLLPAATQFETSGSVTATNRSVQWRTQVVDPLYESKPDQEVLFELSKRLGFYDQYVAAMKDEKGNFTWPEDATREIARTIKTIGLTGWTPERLKKHTENWHMFDQVTLRGYGEMKGEYYGLPWPCWTEKHGGSPLLYNTNLSVKDGGMGFRNRFGLEHEGVSQLAAAGSAPKDSKVNGGYPEITRDNIEEVLGIKLTEDEKRRIGKNWKVDTSNIIAEKCMEAGVAPYGNARARARVWTFPDQIPTHREPLHSPRFDLVKKYPTFADKPNHYRVDTQYMSKQSQKDWSKEFPINLVTGRLVNLNGAGMENRASKYLAALTPEMFCDINPDLAGKLGVRDGDMVWIHSPEGTKIKVKAKYSYAVSPDRVFLPFHFAGYFQGEDMTHKYPKGTKPYAVGESANTVTNYGYDIITQIPETKGGLCRVERA, from the coding sequence ATGTCTAATAGTACATATGATGCACTAAAAGCAAAAGTAGGTAGAAGATCATTTATTAAAATGGCTGCTGTAGCTACTGCTTCTGGTGCGATAAGCGCTTTTGCAAATAATAATAATGATGGTGTTACAAGAGAAGCAACAAAAGAGGAAATTAAAAATCCTTTTCCTGGTTCTAAAAAAGTAAAAACTATCTGTACAGCATGTTCTGTTGGTTGTGGTATTATTGCAGAAGTACATAACGGAGTTTGGGTAAGACAAGAAGTTGCACAAGATCATCCAGTTTCACTTGGAGGGCATTGTTGTAAAGGTGCTGATATGATCGATATGGTTAGATCAGAAGTAAGACTTAAACATCCAATGGTTAAAGAAAAAGGTCAATGGAAAAGAATTTCTTGGGATGATGCATATGATAGAATTTCTAAGAAACTTAAAGATTTAAGAGAGAAAGAAAGTCCAGACGCGACTATGTTTTTAGGTTCAGCAAAAATGGGTACTGAGCAAGCTTATTATTTTAGAAAATTTGCTGCAATGTATGGAACTAATAACATAGATCACCAAGCTAGAATCTGACATAGTGCAACAGTTGCCGGTGTGGCAAATACATGGGGTTATGGCGCTATGACTAACTCTTTAGGTGATATTCAAAATGCTAAGTCTATAATTATTTTTGGTGCGAATCCAGCAGTTAATCACCCAGTTGGTTTTGGACACTTTCTTAAAGCAAAAGAGAGAAATAATGCAAAAATAATAGTAATAGATCCAGTATATACTAAAACAGCTGCAAAAGCTGATTACTTTTGTCAAATTAGACCAGGTACAGATATTCCATTTATGTATGGAATGTTAAATCTTATATTTAAAAATGGTTGGCATGATGAAAAATTCATAAATGATAGAGTTTATGGAATGGATTTGATTAAAGAAGAAGCAAAAAAATGGACTCCTGAAAAAGTTGCAGACATCACAGGTGTACCAGCTGATAAATTAATTCAAATTACAACATTATATGCTAAAAATTCACCAGGTACATTAATTTGGGCAATGGGATTAACTCAACATACAATCGGAAGTTCAAATACAAGATTGGCTCCAATCGTACAATTAGCTCTTGGAAATATGGGTAGAGCAGGTGGTGGAACTAATATCTTAAGAGGTCATGATAATGTTCAAGGTGCTACAGATATGTGTTGTTTATCACATACATTACCAGGTTATTATGGATTAGCTGATGGTTCATGGAAATATTTCGCACAACAATGGAAAGTTGATTATAATTGGTTAAAAGGTCAATTTCAAGCTCCTGAGTGGATGAATAAAAATGGATTCACACTTGCTAGATGGTGGGCAGGAGTATTAAATGGAAAAGATGGTAATGACAAATCACATAATGGTAAAACAAGTCTGAAAGCACTTTTTGTAATGGGTAATGGAGTTACATCTGTTGCACAACAAGCAAAAATTAAAGAAGGTTTAGACAATTTAGAATTATTAGTTTTATCTGACCCATTTGTAAATGAAGCTGCAATATTAACAGATAAACAAGATGATGTATTTCTTTTACCAGCAGCAACACAATTTGAAACTAGTGGTTCAGTAACAGCAACTAATAGATCAGTTCAATGGAGAACTCAAGTAGTTGATCCATTATATGAATCAAAACCAGATCAAGAAGTTCTATTTGAATTATCAAAAAGATTAGGTTTTTATGATCAGTATGTAGCAGCGATGAAAGATGAAAAAGGTAACTTTACATGGCCTGAAGATGCTACAAGAGAAATTGCAAGAACTATTAAAACTATTGGTTTAACAGGTTGGACACCAGAAAGGTTGAAAAAACATACTGAAAATTGGCATATGTTTGATCAAGTAACTCTAAGAGGTTATGGTGAAATGAAAGGTGAATATTATGGTTTACCTTGGCCTTGTTGGACAGAAAAACATGGAGGAAGCCCACTTCTTTATAATACTAATTTAAGTGTAAAAGATGGAGGTATGGGATTTAGAAATAGATTTGGACTTGAGCATGAAGGTGTTTCTCAATTAGCAGCAGCTGGAAGTGCACCAAAAGATTCAAAAGTAAATGGTGGATATCCTGAAATTACAAGAGATAATATTGAAGAAGTTTTAGGTATCAAATTAACTGAAGATGAAAAAAGAAGAATTGGTAAAAACTGGAAAGTTGATACTTCAAATATTATTGCTGAAAAATGTATGGAAGCAGGTGTTGCACCTTATGGAAATGCAAGAGCAAGAGCAAGGGTATGGACATTCCCAGATCAAATACCAACACATAGAGAGCCATTACACTCTCCAAGATTTGATTTAGTTAAAAAATATCCAACATTTGCAGACAAACCAAATCATTATAGAGTTGATACTCAATATATGAGTAAACAATCTCAAAAAGATTGGTCAAAAGAGTTCCCAATCAACTTGGTAACAGGAAGACTTGTAAATTTAAATGGTGCAGGTATGGAGAATAGAGCTTCTAAATATTTAGCAGCATTAACTCCTGAGATGTTCTGTGATATAAATCCTGATTTAGCAGGAAAATTAGGCGTAAGAGATGGAGATATGGTATGGATCCATTCACCTGAAGGAACTAAAATTAAAGTAAAAGCAAAATATTCTTATGCAGTTAGTCCTGATAGAGTATTTTTACCTTTCCATTTTGCTGGTTATTTCCAAGGTGAAGATATGACTCATAAGTATCCTAAAGGAACTAAACCTTATGCAGTTGGTGAAAGTGCAAATACTGTTACAAACTATGGTTATGACATTATTACACAAATACCAGAAACAAAAGGTGGATTATGCCGAGTAGAAAGAGCGTAG